The following coding sequences are from one Passer domesticus isolate bPasDom1 chromosome 11, bPasDom1.hap1, whole genome shotgun sequence window:
- the ACTL6A gene encoding actin-like protein 6A isoform X1: protein MSGGVYGGDEVGALVFDIGSYTVRAGYAGEDCPKVDFPTAIGVVLERDNGSTLMEIDGDKGKQGGPTYYIDTNALRVPRENMEAISPLKNGMIEDWDSFQAILDHTYKMHIKSEASLHPVLMSEAPWNTRAKREKLTELMFEHYNIPAFFLCKTAVLTAFANGRSTGLILDSGATHTTAIPVHDGYVLQQGIVKSPLAGDFITMQCRELFQEMNVEIIPPYMIASKEAVREGSPANWKRKEKLPQVTRSWHNYMCNCVIQDFQASVLQVSDSTYDEQVAAQMPTVHYEFPNGYNCDFGAERLKIPEGLFDPSNVKGLSGNTMLGVSHVVTTSVGMCDIDIRPGLYGSVIVAGGNTLIQSFTDRLNRELSQKTPPSMRLKLIANNTTVERRFSSWIGGSILASLGTFQQMWISKQEYEEGGKQCVERKCP from the exons ATGAGCGGCGGCGTGTACGGGGGAG ATGAAGTTGGGGCTCTGGTTTTTGACATTGGCTCGTACACAGTGAGAGCAGGCTATGCGGGCGAGGACTGCCCAAAG GTGGATTTTCCAACAGCCATTGGTGTGGTGCTGGAAAGGGACAATGGCAGCACCCTGATGGAGATAGATGGTGACAAAGGCAAACAAGGGGGACCGACTTACTACATAGACACTAATGCCCTGAGAGTTCCAAGGGAGAATATGGAAGCCATTTCACCTTTAAAAAATGGAATGA TTGAAGACTGGGATAGTTTCCAGGCAATTTTGGATCACACTTACAAGATGCATATTAAATCTGAAGCAAGTTTGCATCCTGTCCTTATGTCTGAAGCACCA tgGAATACCAGGGCAAAGCGCGAGAAACTGACGGAATTGATGTTTGAACACTACAACATCCCCGCGTTTTTCTTGTGTAAAACTGCTGTTCTGACAGC TTTTGCTAACGGGAGATCTACAGGTCTCATCTTGGATAGTGGAGCAACACACACCACTGCAATTCCAGTGCATGATGGATATGTGCTTCAGCAAG GTATTGTAAAatcaccacttgcaggagactTTATCACTATGCAGTGCCGGGAGCTGTTTCAGGAAATGAACGTAGAGATAATCCCTCCATATATGATTGCTTCAAAG GAGGCAGTCCGTGAGGGGTCGCCAGCAAAttggaagagaaaagagaagttGCCCCAGGTCACCAGGTCTTGGCACAACTACATGTGTAAT TGTGTCATTCAGGACTTCCAGGCTTCTGTCCTCCAAGTGTCAGATTCAACCTATGATGAACA GGTGGCAGCACAGATGCCAACAGTTCATTACGAGTTCCCCAATGGCTACAACTGTGACTTTGGTGCTGAGCGTCTGAAAATTCCTGAGGGATTGTTTGACCCTTCCAATGTAAAG GGTTTATCTGGTAACACGATGCTGGGTGTGAGCCACGTTGTCACAACAAGCGTTGGAATGTGTGATATAGATATCAGGCCG gGTCTCTATGGCAGTGTGATTGTAGCAGGAGGAAACACTCTAATACAGAGTTTCACAGACAGATTGAACAGGGAGCTGTCTCAGAAAACCCCACCG AGCATGCGCCTGAAGTTGATAGCCAACAACACCACTGTGGAGCGGAGGTTCAGCTCCTGGATTGGGGGCTCCATTTTGGCTTCTTTG GGTACTTTCCAGCAGATGTGGATTTCCAAACAAGAATATGAAGAAGGAGGGAAACAGTGTGTAGAAAGAAAATGTCCTTAG
- the ACTL6A gene encoding actin-like protein 6A isoform X2: MEIDGDKGKQGGPTYYIDTNALRVPRENMEAISPLKNGMIEDWDSFQAILDHTYKMHIKSEASLHPVLMSEAPWNTRAKREKLTELMFEHYNIPAFFLCKTAVLTAFANGRSTGLILDSGATHTTAIPVHDGYVLQQGIVKSPLAGDFITMQCRELFQEMNVEIIPPYMIASKEAVREGSPANWKRKEKLPQVTRSWHNYMCNCVIQDFQASVLQVSDSTYDEQVAAQMPTVHYEFPNGYNCDFGAERLKIPEGLFDPSNVKGLSGNTMLGVSHVVTTSVGMCDIDIRPGLYGSVIVAGGNTLIQSFTDRLNRELSQKTPPSMRLKLIANNTTVERRFSSWIGGSILASLGTFQQMWISKQEYEEGGKQCVERKCP, from the exons ATGGAGATAGATGGTGACAAAGGCAAACAAGGGGGACCGACTTACTACATAGACACTAATGCCCTGAGAGTTCCAAGGGAGAATATGGAAGCCATTTCACCTTTAAAAAATGGAATGA TTGAAGACTGGGATAGTTTCCAGGCAATTTTGGATCACACTTACAAGATGCATATTAAATCTGAAGCAAGTTTGCATCCTGTCCTTATGTCTGAAGCACCA tgGAATACCAGGGCAAAGCGCGAGAAACTGACGGAATTGATGTTTGAACACTACAACATCCCCGCGTTTTTCTTGTGTAAAACTGCTGTTCTGACAGC TTTTGCTAACGGGAGATCTACAGGTCTCATCTTGGATAGTGGAGCAACACACACCACTGCAATTCCAGTGCATGATGGATATGTGCTTCAGCAAG GTATTGTAAAatcaccacttgcaggagactTTATCACTATGCAGTGCCGGGAGCTGTTTCAGGAAATGAACGTAGAGATAATCCCTCCATATATGATTGCTTCAAAG GAGGCAGTCCGTGAGGGGTCGCCAGCAAAttggaagagaaaagagaagttGCCCCAGGTCACCAGGTCTTGGCACAACTACATGTGTAAT TGTGTCATTCAGGACTTCCAGGCTTCTGTCCTCCAAGTGTCAGATTCAACCTATGATGAACA GGTGGCAGCACAGATGCCAACAGTTCATTACGAGTTCCCCAATGGCTACAACTGTGACTTTGGTGCTGAGCGTCTGAAAATTCCTGAGGGATTGTTTGACCCTTCCAATGTAAAG GGTTTATCTGGTAACACGATGCTGGGTGTGAGCCACGTTGTCACAACAAGCGTTGGAATGTGTGATATAGATATCAGGCCG gGTCTCTATGGCAGTGTGATTGTAGCAGGAGGAAACACTCTAATACAGAGTTTCACAGACAGATTGAACAGGGAGCTGTCTCAGAAAACCCCACCG AGCATGCGCCTGAAGTTGATAGCCAACAACACCACTGTGGAGCGGAGGTTCAGCTCCTGGATTGGGGGCTCCATTTTGGCTTCTTTG GGTACTTTCCAGCAGATGTGGATTTCCAAACAAGAATATGAAGAAGGAGGGAAACAGTGTGTAGAAAGAAAATGTCCTTAG